A stretch of the Lolium perenne isolate Kyuss_39 chromosome 3, Kyuss_2.0, whole genome shotgun sequence genome encodes the following:
- the LOC127344590 gene encoding indole-3-pyruvate monooxygenase YUCCA2 codes for MDHWSETEGKRAHDPIFQTYFSQNCGHHVEDCCKGRSADAAVTPLQRCILVPGPIIVGAGPSGLAVAACLKEKGVDSLIFERSNCIASLWQLKTYDRLSLHLPRQFCELPLMPFPADYPIYPSKKEFVAYLEKYAARFGICPTYNHTVVCAEYDVKRLLWRVRMQATGRTGEEVEYMSRWLVVATGENAEVVQPEISGLKEFKGTVMHTSAYKTGRVFAGKRVLVVGCGNSGMEVCLDLCNNNAHPHIVVRDTVHILPREMLGQSTFGLSMWLLKWLPVHVVDLFLLLVARAMLGDTARLGLKRPTVGPLELKSLSGKTPVLDVGTFAKIRSGDIKVHPGIKRISGRQVVFLDTSSEDFDAIVLATGYRSNVPFWLKDRELFSEKDGLPRKAFPNGWKGERGLYSAGLTRRGLMGTSLDARRIAHDVEQQLRAEGKYPGVLL; via the exons ATGGACCATTGGAGTGAAACTGAGGGCAAGAGAGCCCATGATCCTATCTTCCAAACCTATTTCAGCCAAAACTGCGGCCATCATGTTGAAGACTGCTGCAAGGGGAGGAGTGCAGATGCTGCTGTTACTCCTTTACAGCGATGTATCTTGGTTCCAGGTCCAATTATCGTGGGTGCAGGACCATCAGGGCTTGCCGTTGCTGCATGTCTCAAGGAGAAGGGGGTCGATAGCCTTATCTTCGAGCGCTCCAACTGCATAGCTTCCCTGTGGCAGCTCAAAACATATGATCGTCTGAGCCTTCATCTTCCACGACAGTTCTGTGAGCTTCCTCTAATGCCTTTCCCTGCCGATTACCCTATTTACCCCTCAAAGAAGGAGTTTGTAGCATACTTGGAAAAGTATGCTGCACGGTTCGGCATCTGCCCTACCTACAACCACACGGTGGTATGTGCAGAGTACGATGTGAAGCGTCTGTTATGGCGGGTGAGGATGCAAGCTACAGGCAGAACGGGAGAGGAAGTGGAATATATGTCCCGGTGGTTGGTTGTGGCGACTGGGGAGAATGCTGAGGTTGTGCAGCCAGAGATTAGTGGCCTAAAAGAGTTCAAGGGAACGGTTATGCACACCAGTGCATACAAAACTGGCCGTGTGTTTGCTGGGAAGCGTGTTCTTGTTGTTGGGTGTGGCAACTCTGGCATGGAGGTCTGCCTAGATCTTTGCAACAACAATGCACATCCCCATATTGTAGTAAGAGACACT GTACACATCTTGCCCAGGGAGATGCTGGGTCAGTCGACCTTTGGGCTGTCAATGTGGCTGCTCAAGTGGCTGCCAGTCCACGTGGTGGACCTGTTTCTACTGCTCGTAGCACGGGCCATGCTTGGGGATACTGCTCGGCTTGGGCTAAAGCGGCCTACCGTCGGCCCCCTCGAGCTCAAGTCGCTCTCAGGGAAGACCCCAGTTCTTGATGTTGGCACATTTGCAAAGATTAGGTCTGGGGATATCAAG GTGCATCCAGGCATCAAACGGATATCGGGACGACAAGTAGTGTTTTTGGACACGTCGTCCGAggactttgatgcaattgtgcttGCGACTGGCTACAGGAGCAATGTCCCCTTCTGGTTAAAG GACCGGGAGTTGTTTTCGGAGAAAGACGGCTTGCCAAGGAAAGCATTTCCAAACGGGTGGAAGGGCGAGAGGGGACTCTACTCGGCCGGACTCACTCGACGCGGTCTGATGGGAACATCTCTTGATGCGAGGAGGATTGCTCACGACGTCGAGCAGCAGTTGCGTGCTGAAGGAAAGTATCCAGGCGTGTTGCTCTAG